A region of Acidimicrobiia bacterium DNA encodes the following proteins:
- a CDS encoding nucleoside triphosphate pyrophosphohydrolase, which yields MSRSLDDLLIAGLGPGDPKLCTLEVRDLVDEARRGRLRVFLRTAEHPLASQIAAEVETATAFDDLYSRFNEYDDLYAEMARVVVEAATRGRVAFLVPGSPFMGETAASLAFRDAKNAGLCVRVVPGVSFIEAVACELGVDAVDVSLQIVDAYRIEEAVLGEGAILVAQCHSRDLLSTVKLALLEELPPEHRVAFVDAAYSGKPRLVWVELAELDRAGLEPTHCTSLFVPASDKAPGRALRNFVDLVETLRGPGGCPWDAQQTHHSLSRHLLEETYEVLEAIDALPEGAPEGEINPAAYATLEEELGDLLFQIAFHATLAKEAGAFTIADVARGIYSKLVARHPHVFGETVVSDAAEVAGNWEKIKIEEKQRHSLMDDIGRTLPALLFAHKIQRRATSVGFDWSEPLGVLDKVREELSELESEIHGREKFVSGWAVAPQRVVEELGDLLFAVVNLARHLRVDPEEALRKSAERFAARFRKMEDLARSRGTSLREVDHTTLEELWQEAKSASSD from the coding sequence GTGAGTAGATCCTTAGACGATTTACTAATCGCCGGGCTGGGACCCGGTGACCCAAAGCTGTGTACCTTGGAGGTGCGAGATCTCGTAGACGAGGCACGTCGTGGTCGATTGCGCGTGTTTCTGCGTACTGCTGAACATCCTCTCGCATCTCAGATAGCTGCTGAGGTAGAGACAGCAACCGCCTTTGACGATCTCTACTCGCGCTTCAACGAGTACGACGATCTCTATGCTGAAATGGCTCGCGTGGTGGTAGAGGCTGCGACCCGCGGGCGCGTCGCCTTTCTAGTTCCGGGCAGTCCCTTTATGGGGGAGACAGCTGCTTCGCTAGCTTTTCGTGATGCTAAAAACGCCGGGCTATGCGTCCGAGTGGTTCCTGGAGTTTCTTTTATAGAGGCCGTCGCATGCGAACTGGGTGTAGACGCTGTAGACGTAAGCCTTCAAATCGTAGATGCCTATCGGATCGAGGAAGCCGTGTTGGGAGAGGGCGCGATATTGGTGGCCCAGTGTCATTCCCGTGACCTTCTCTCTACCGTGAAATTGGCGCTATTAGAGGAGCTGCCTCCCGAGCATCGGGTGGCATTCGTGGATGCTGCTTACAGCGGCAAGCCCCGGCTTGTGTGGGTAGAGCTTGCTGAGCTCGATCGAGCTGGGTTGGAGCCGACTCATTGCACGTCATTGTTCGTTCCCGCTTCGGATAAAGCTCCGGGCAGGGCATTGCGCAACTTTGTCGACCTTGTCGAGACTCTGAGGGGTCCGGGGGGATGTCCTTGGGACGCCCAGCAGACTCACCACAGCCTCTCCCGACACTTGCTAGAAGAGACTTATGAGGTCCTGGAAGCAATCGATGCCCTGCCAGAGGGGGCTCCCGAGGGCGAAATCAATCCTGCCGCTTATGCGACTCTCGAAGAGGAGCTCGGGGATTTACTGTTCCAGATCGCATTTCACGCGACCCTGGCAAAGGAAGCCGGTGCATTCACGATCGCTGATGTCGCGCGGGGCATTTATTCCAAACTTGTAGCCCGTCACCCTCATGTATTCGGAGAAACCGTAGTCTCGGATGCCGCAGAGGTCGCCGGAAACTGGGAGAAGATCAAGATCGAGGAAAAACAGCGCCATTCATTGATGGACGATATAGGACGCACCCTGCCCGCTCTTTTGTTCGCTCACAAGATTCAGAGGCGTGCGACCTCGGTTGGATTCGATTGGTCAGAGCCTCTTGGTGTTCTCGATAAAGTCCGGGAGGAGCTGAGCGAGCTAGAGAGCGAGATACATGGTAGGGAAAAGTTCGTGTCTGGGTGGGCGGTCGCTCCCCAGCGGGTTGTGGAGGAGTTGGGAGACCTTTTATTCGCCGTTGTCAACCTAGCTAGGCACCTGCGCGTAGATCCAGAGGAAGCTTTGAGGAAATCGGCCGAGCGCTTCGCGGCTCGCTTCAGAAAGATGGAAGATCTAGCGCGCTCTCGTGGGACGAGCTTGCGGGAAGTGGACCATACGACTCTGGAGGAGCTGTGGCAGGAGGCGAAGTCAGCTAGCAGTGACTAG